The DNA sequence agaaaccTTTGACTAATATCATTGGGAACCATCAAATCATTtgagtgtttattaaataattttacagAGTCCTCACAGTTATTCTGAGTCAAAAAAAGTTTGGCTTTCTCCAACATAATCAAGGAATAGTCACAGGCATAAACACAAGTCTTTCCGGGTTTCACAGCAAAAGCACTGAGAAGGCCGATTCCTGTGCCAATATCAAGAACTGTAGTGATTGAGTCACAGCTTTGAACAACATTTTGAATAGACGATTTATAGGCAGTATTCCTAGCTATATCATTGAGCATTCGAAAATGCCATCTTTGAACTAATCTTCCTAAAAGGAGTTGTGCGTGAGTTGTGGCAATGATTGAATTGCCGTCCAATCTTCGGGCATTTTGAAAGCAATTTAAAGATTCTGTTTCTAATCCAAGTCTATAGGTCAAATAAGGCACTGAGACCTGAAAAAAGCAAATCCTAAAATTTTCAACATGTGAATATCTAAAAATAATTGTTCTGTGTTTTTTTTGAAGGAAACAAGTCCATCAATATCGTCTTCGGTTATATACGAATCGACTACCTGCTTAAAACACTCATTGAAGGTGCCCTTTAAACAATAATCAAAAAGTTAGAACCTGAATTGAGTTAAAGAGGTCGGGACTGAAACGGGCAATGAAGAGTAAGAAAGGAAATGATTGGATATAGTTTTTCTGGTTAAATAATTCCATTCCTTTTAGTAAGGAATTGTTTGCaactatttctcttttattcatcttgtttaaaaattaattttaaattgatgAATGACTACGGTTGAAATCGCgttgaaatttttatttattacaaaaactatctttattattatttaattaattattaaattaaaaataacgatctttgtgttttattatatGAATTTATTTCGGAAATTTGAATTGTtacttttatgaattttctaaAGTCAGTTGCTGTGGAATCTTGGCTAACAGTACCCAAGATATTTCATTCTTTACGAGTGCTTACAGGATTCCTTGACATTCGACCTTTAACAACGTTGTAAAAGGACCATGTTAAGTAGGATTCCTGCTGGTTATAAAACAGGAAAAGTTTCTTTTTAGAGACAAAACATGTTTAGTTCCGCATCGCGGTTTTTGtataaacaatacaaatgaattaAAAACTTTACAGGAGATTTTCTGCAAGATTTTCAGAGGAAAGTGGCAATTTGTAGAACAACTAaatctcttttgcttgtttaaaATAAGTCAATAAGAATTTAAAtgctttctttgctatttttgttgttctttttctcttcagATTTTTTTTCGAAATATTCCTTCGTCAACTGCAAAAACCTGGTTTGACACAGAGATGAATTTTTTTTGAACATCTTAACTCTATGTCTATGTTCTGTGTTTTCTATGGTCTTTTTAAAACAACGGATTAAATATATGTTCCTATAGAAGCATCTAtgtatagtttatttatatagtttatgCTATTTCAGTTTTCAAGCAAGTAAattgtatatatgaaatttttcgGCTTTGATttgctttaatttattttgtgATATCATTCCAACTtcggttattttatattttgtcttgtAAATAAAAATGCCAAGTATCAGTTGGTATAGTCGTATCTACATGTATGTTAAGCTGTGCCGTCTGTCTTATATAATTACTGTTCAAGATTCGGTTGCTTCACATTTCTTCAACCGATTTCTTCCCACTTttgcatatgtagatagatacttACGTCTATCAAAAAATAGATTTGATTTTTCAAAAGGTGATAAGTGCTTTTTGGAGAGTTATTCCCCTTTTTCAGCTATTTAGTGGGTTTTTTGTATCAATGTTGACATTCTGGAATTTTTTTGCATTTAAATACATCAGAGTAAAGCGATTtaattctaattttgttcatcaaATATTGCATGTTTTTCCTTCAAtgatttaacatttttattttgattatttaacAATATGAGTAATTTATTTTTAGCCTAAAAAAATTCATGACTATAACGAACAATTGGGAAGAATCTCCTCGTAGAACTATCAAGCCAAATTTCACATATCGATGATCAATTTAGAGACATAGAAACCATCTACTAACGTTATTGTTCAGAAAGTTGCTTATCCGCGGAGGAACTTTccagtaaatataataaaagtcGACTTGAAATCAATCCATGCCAAAAGATATTGTTATAATGCTCTATACATTAATTAGTGAAAACCTTCTCTCATGCATCCTTTGCATTGGTTTCTCGTCGCAAGCTGATTTCAGAAGTTGGACAAAATGAATctataaagtttgcaaatttataGCATTTAGTTTTATCTTGAATAGATTGGGAGGTAAATCATGAGGTTTTAGACTTCTTATTTGGAATCAAATATACAGAATACCGTTCGGAATTTTTTGTCACTAGAAAACACGTTTCTGCtttgattttgaaaattatatgttcgaatatatatttaaatatataaatagttaaaataatacaaataaagaagctcaaataaattcttttattaaaaatgattaaaaatttgctaaaaattaaGTGTTCGGATTTTAATGTCGAGGGGTGTATGATCCAAGTAAAAAATCATTTTTCTCGAATTATTCAGAAAATCCCTTTGAATAGAGGACTGCATAACAAgtctattttttattaaaaaagttGAAGACTCCGTCGCAAACACTTGTCAATTTGCAGTAAATTAAAATAACTCTtgattattaaagttttaaaatagtaaaaattgcAATTAATTTGTTAAATCTGTAATTAACAGAAATCATAAATATTAATAGTATCCGCGTGTTGAGATATTCTGTCCAAATCATCCCACCATTCGAGCAAAAATTTATCATAAATCAACCGAAACCAGGGAGTCACATTGCGAGTTTCTTtacaaataaatcaaaaaaataaccCAAAAATTTCCCAATATCTTGCCTAGACACATACAAATGATCCATCACTTCGTTTTCATTCGGAAAAATATCGCAATTAGCCTTTATAAAAAGAATGTAATCCATTTCGTGTTCTCCCCACATCCCATCAGCGGGTTCATTTTCGGCAATGTATTTAATTCTTCGAATAAACTCGAATTGATCAACATTTATCTTAAATGTTACACAAATGTAACTTGTGGACCCTCAATTCCTAATTCGTGCTTTAATTTGCGTACGGCTGCTGATTTGATTCCCATCGCATTAGCTTCGACTATTTCGGAGGGCACATTGAGGGGATGACTGCAGCACGTGTTAGTCCATAGACCTGGCAGTCACCATCTAATAAACCACCTGGATATGTTATTTTTGATAGTGCACGACGCTGCATTAACAGTTCAGATTTATCATTAAAGAGAAATACACTGAAAGCCCGGTGAAGTGCCACTCCTATAATAAATTAGTTTCATTCACCTTTTTTGATATTTTCCCAAAAATGACAATATTTTTTACTGGCATGGCCTGTAACCTGGTCTGCAGAAGTAACCAGTAGGCATTCTTCTGACATCAAAGCTGTTTGGGTTGCATCATATTTGCTTAATATATCATCCCCGGGAATTAAGctcattttcaataatttttatctctaaattgtattatttttatattataatactgAATACTTTAATAAAGTCAAATGATAATTTCCACAACAATGTCACGCCGGCactgtaaattattttaaattttatacagTTGTATTATAAGTGTTTCGAATGAATAATATTTTAGTTTTCCCGTGACTATTTATTGATGACATTTTAAAATAGTATTTGTTACATTTAATATTGTTTACTCACAACTCATTATTTAACCTGttagtttatttttgtaaatagtCTATCATGAATAAAAACTGTTTAATCCTAAATATTAATTCGTGGAAAATCTACATCAAAGATACTTATCATCGATTTTTATAgattaaataaaagaatgattATTATTTCAGGATTCGCTTTGTGCCCGTCCCAGAAATAttctaaatagataaaatatggttatttattattattttgtaatttttgacTTTTATATCATTTATCCTTACAAATTTATAATTGACTTTAAATTTTGTTTAGGATCGAATCTtcgatatatttgaaatttacttttttgtaatttgattaaatataaaaaagattaacaaaatttattattattattataaagcactTTCGGAAAAGTCATAAGTTAATTAAGCTTTCCTTGTGCCACCATTGAAATTCTCCCGGTCATGCGTCTCCAGGCTCTCCGGTCAGTTGCGATCGTCCTGAGTGAGTCGAGATCAtcgccatttttcagttttttattaATTCCAGCTAGATCTTCATTTAGCGTGGTAGCCAGAGTGACCCTGGGTCTTCCACGGAAGTCTCCTTTGGAATGGGCAAAGTAGTTTTCCATCGCGATATTCGGCGGAGTGAGGCTGTCAAGTCTTAATATGTGTCCAAAGAGTCGCCATCTGGACTCCAGGATGTCCATAGAGATCGGTCTCGAATTGCATCTTTTGTATAGGGTGGAATTTGCTATTTTCCTTGAGAATTGCATGTTTATCACTCTTCTCAGTTGGTTCCGATGAAATCGGTCCAAATTGTTCATATCGGTCTTACTGATTCCCCACGTCGATCCATTGTACATTAGGACTGGGACAACAAATGTGTTGTATATTTTAAGTTTTGTCTTTGAATTTAGCTTCTTTAGGCGCCAGATGTTCATAAACTTATTGTATGTGGCAATTGATAGTATTTTTCTGTGCATAATGTCTTCAGAGTCCCCTAAGAGAGATCCgacttttttttgtcttctccagGGCTCATCATGAGTTCGTTCAGATCGAATAAATTTCGTATGTTCAGTTTTATTGTGGTTGATTGTTAGAAACCATTTGGAAAAAATATCTGGTAATGTTTCGATAATAAATCGAAGGGTTTCAGCATCATCAGATACGAAGTCGACATCATCAGCATATATTATTtcgttgtatttagtgttgtccaCAAGAGGCCGAAAGTCTCTGAGTGCTGCCTCTAGGTAGACGATAAAGAGAACTGGGGACAGCGAATCGCCTTGTGGTATGCCCCGTGATGTGTAGAAATAGTTTGACACATTTTTACCAAGTTTGGTTGCTAATTGAGTGTTCTGAAGAAGCATTAGGATTATTCTGATGTCGTCATGATTTAAGAAGGTCATAAGTATTTCCACAAGTTTAGTTCTGTGAACAGAGTCGAATGCTCTGGACATATCGATGCCGAGTATTTCAGtgcaatgtttatatttttggcaTGTGGCAGCTGTCCATCTGTGAGTCCAGATCACATCAGCAGTGGACCTGCCAGTTCTAAAGCCACTTTGTCCCGGTGACAGAAAGTTTTCCACCTTGGTTCTTATCCTCTCTAATGCGATCAACGACAGTGTTTTCCGAAGCGTCGTTAGCAAAATAATAGGTCTTAGGCTGGATAGGGGTCCTTTTTGTTTTCCAGGTTTCTGTAGAGGAATTAACCATCCTTTGCCGAGGTCTAATGGGTTGTTCTGCTCAAATGCCTTGTTCAGGATATTTGCAGCGATTTCAGCAAACTTCATTGGCGCATATTTTACTAGTTCAGGTGGGATATTGTCCGGTCCCCCAGACCTGCCGGTTTTCAGTTTCTTCATTGCCTCCAATATTTCGTAAGTGGTTAATGGGGAACTTAGTGCCCCTACAGTATATGGGTAGGGTTTGTATCCTGATTCATCCTCCCAGTTAAGCATTTTGTAGTAGTATTCAGATATAGCCTCTACCTTACTCTTGTTGTCAATGATAGCCGCTTCCGTGGTGTCCCAGACAGTGATCGAATTTTGCCTCTTTTTTTTGCTTAGCAGCCTCATTGCCATGAACATTTTCGTGTCgtccttttgttttgttatgtgttGAAATTGCTCTTCTGTTTCTTTGTACATTAGcaatttctgtgttttcttgataTTTAGTAATATCATGTTCCGTAATTTTCGGAGTTCTCTTATTTTTTTCGGGTTGCTGGAGTTTTGTATTTTTAACCTCAAGGTTTTCTGCCTTTCTGAGAGGGAGCAAATCTCGTTatcgtgaaatttgtgtttttttcgaGTGAGTCCAACAACATTTACAGCTGTCTTCTTCATTGCACTGGTCACTGCATCCCAAATCGCATTTGCAGGTTTTGTTGTGTCAATATTGTCGAGTTCTTCCTGTAGTTTGTCTGCATAGTTCTGTTTGAGTTTTTCATCACGGAATAATTCAAGATTATAGCTTTCTTGTTCATCATGCGTAAGTTTTTTCAgtttgttgtatgtcttgtacagtCCGATGCTAGTGATTACTAGTTTGTGGTCACTATTTGTCTCCAGTCCCCCGTATGAACGTGAATCCACAAGTAGATGTTTATGGGCAGCTTTGCAGAGGATGTAGTCTATTTGATTGAATATAGGTATGTAATTTCCATTTGAGTCCTTTCTGGTTCCAGTCCATGTTGTTTTGTGCCTGGCTGGATGACGGAATGCCGTGTTGCATAAGAATAGGTCTAAGTAGGTGCAGAATTGGATCAAGGCAGTTCCAGGCACATTTCTCCGGTTTCTTCCATGGGATCCTATGCATGTTTCTCCGGGCCTGGCTTTCCCTGCTCTGGCGTTCCAGTCACCAGCAATGAAACACATATACGAGGATCTGAGTGTGTTGTATAAATTTGTGAGAGTGGAATAGAATTCATCAAGTTCATCCGGATTAGCAAGGGCTCTGACTCCAGTTGGCGCGTACACATTAATGATTGTGACGAGGGAGTTCGGTTTCGTTCCCCATTTGATTTGGAGTACCGCAATCCTGTCCGAGACGGACCACACCCGGGATATGTGTTCGTCCAGTTTTCTGTTGATTGCAAACCCAGGCCGTAGTGACGACAGGTAGTTGGGAGGGTAATTAGTGTGTAATCGCCTATCTTCGAGCTTCCATGTTCAGTTTTTTCGTCTCTTGTAAGCAGCAGATGGACACCTTGCGTTGTTCCAAATCTCTTGTGAGTTGAAGTTGTTTATACATGGGATTGAGTCCTCTAACGTTTAGAGTGCCAATTGAGAACGGGCCAGCAGATATCAAGTGTGAGAAAGACATTGGTGCAATAGAGGCACGTCACCACCTCAAccaaaaaaactttaaaatttgaaGATTAACTAATGAAATGTAAACATGTGGTTACAATAATGATTTACAGATGCAATCCAGAtgctaataaattttttaattgatttcacAATTTTCTCATCTTTTTGATATGCAAGTCAAAACTCTCGCTATCAAGATAATTAAACGAGAATCAAATTGTTTCAAGTTGGATTGATATTTCTTAAGACTAACAATTTggtttaaattttcaaaaaatatatcagGTTGTAAAAATTACTAAAAACCCAAAAAATTTATTCCGAACGTAGtattatttgaaataaagaaacaaaattttaaaaaattaggcCATTTCTTACCATTCAGTTAAAAGTCACGTTTTCAATTTTTTAAGTGGTTGGAGAGAATTTTTAATACAAATCTCATAGTAGTATGAGTCTTTCTGTTTGTCAATGCAAATTTCATTATTGTAAATCTGgttaaaaatttcttcaaactTCCAGGATTCCAGATAGTTAAACTAGTAGCACTACGCAATGTCATCATTCATGACAATGAATGTAGAGCAAAATAGGTTAGATCCCTGAACACCTTTCTCCATTTGTTCTATTCCAAGCCGCGTAACATGTTAAGATCCTCTTCATCCTTGAGTACTTTCCTAATGCTTTTAAGATCCTCGTTAAGGAAAACAGACAATTATGTCATTGGTTGGCCTCTGATGTGTGGTGCATCGAAGAATAGCAATTTTCCATTGCCATGTTCATCCCGAGGATTTGACCAAGCAGCCTCCATATTGTCTATTGAATCTCGTCCAAGATTGAAgtgtttctgttttcttgttacaAAAATAATTTGGTGGTCAGTTAAATTGATTATCAAATTATAAATCTTCCATTTGGACAAGCTGCAATAATATTGTGATTATCTGCTTCATTGTCTATTTAATTATGAATTGAATATGATTATCTATTGGTGGTCAACTTTGCTAACTAGGTCAAATTAGATAATTATTTATTGAACAGTTATTCATACCATTTAATTTGTTACTAAGcgtaaaaataatcaaaaatacatTTTGCTACAAGAATAAAACCATAAAATAGAAGAGATGACATGAAAGCTTAAGAGTTAAAGCCTCACGATTGATTAATTAGACAAGTGGTCTGCTCTAATCGTAAAAATAATTTTCAGCATATTGATAATTGCTATGCTATAATAAAAGCGATCACGCGGTGTCTCAAGAGCCGAACAAAATAATAACGTCAAAGAAATGTGATAAAATTAGTTTTCATTAGTAACCACTCGAGTTAATTCAAGAGTAGGTTTGTTTTATAATTTGTAGGTGATATTAATTTTTCACTTTTAATATGTATAATACAAATTCGATTTAGGACATGGTTATGTGTAAGTTTTCGATATTCTAAAACAAATCAAGTCCTACTTTCTATGAAGGAAATTTGGACACGAAatgcaattattttaaaattctaaatgaTAATCAAGTAggtaacaaaataaattttttgaaagTAGATCAAAGAATTCACATATAATATTGAATATTGCCTAAGAATATACTTGAATTAATACTAACTATCTCAATGACATAAtcgatttatatttaattatattagctaaatttaatatattactaATAATCTCTAGAAATATGCCACCCAAATGGGTAAACATATTCATTTTCTGTCACTGGTATTGCATTGGCGACATTTTTCTTGAAATTGAAGAGGAATCAAAACCTGGAACCATTgttggaaaaatggaaaaattagactcagaaaatatcaattttgtTAAATTAACCCAAGATATGGATAGTAGCTTTTTCAATGTGGACCGAGAAACCGGGCTCATTTCGACATGTTCTGTTATTAAACGAGAAAGTTTATTGCGATGTCGACAACAAATTGATTGCCTGGTCACATTCAAAATTGTTTCTTtcgcaaaaaatatattaaaagtcgacaaaattatcattaatattcttgATGTGAATAATAACAGACCAACATTTTATCCAGCCTCAATTTTTATAGAATTGACAGAAAACACTGaatcaataacaaaaaaagaacttCCAACTCCATATGATTACGACAGTCCAAAGAATGGAATTAAATCTTGCTTTATTGATTCCTCAATAAACTGGGCAACTTTATCTGTAAAAAACGAGGTCAATACGAACTGGACACTTTCACTgcttatagaaaataaaaaaatgaacagcTTTCGGGAGAGTATCGAGGTACAGTGTATGGATGGTGGAACTGTTCCACTTATTGGGACTTTGTATGTTGAAATAGTGAAGAAACCTGCCATAAAATGTTTTAAACCATATTTCGACTACAAAATACTCAAAATTTCAGTTTCTCTAATTAATTCCAAGTGGATTTTTGTTACAAAATTGAAAATGCTCACATCACAAGAAAACTCATCTTATCAGTCACCAAATAGTCTGTTTTCTATTCGTTACAGcttgaataaaaatgaaacaaattttacAATTGAAGAGACAAGTGGTTCTGTTTATGTTTTACGACAAAGTTTGCTAAATATCGACAATCCATTGAGACTTAATGTAAGTGCCTGTTGTCAAGATTTGTGTGATTATTGCACTTTATTTATTGAAccaaaaatattaccaaaaatgcTTCCTAATAGAAATATATCGAACTATTTTGgctcaaaatttcattttcttgtgACCAACGTAAGAGAAGATGGTCATTTACATGTACCCTACAATTCAATGAAAGGGACCAAAATTGCTTATATTGTTGTTGAAAGTGAAATTCAAGGAAATATAAAATGTTCTTCAGAAAATCCGGATTTTTTAATGATCCATCCTTTAATTCAGAACACATTTGCTCTAATCACTGGAgttgattttaattcaaatcatcGATCTAATAAGATTCAATGTGTTACAATAAAttgtaatattgaaaatataactaACCAAACTAAACAAGTGTGCATTGCAATGAGTAATTTTTCGGATAAAAATGGCAAATTGATGCCAGAAAATgggcaaaaatattataaaaaagttGAATTTTCGTTAAGCCGAATTTATTTATTGGTAACTGCAACTTTGCTTTCGATGATGTTCACTATATTTGCTATTTACATGATTTTAAGATGGAAAAGATCTCATTCTGCGCAAACTAGAAAATCTTTAAATACAATTAATGGAACAAAGAAAGtttatgtaaatattacaatTCTCTAGATTTCTATAAAAGTACTTAAtcgacagaaaaaaaacaaaaacaatattttttcgaATGATTTATTAAATGGGGTCAACTCTGTAAattattttcaagaaatctgCACACAATCCGGATTTCACATGGCTTCAGATCAGTCCAGAGGAATCAATTCccgataattttaatatattaatattattaaatcagctaatgaatttttatttttttacattttgtaaaTTTATTGTGTTTGTAATAAGTTCATTTTACTAAATAATTATTCCCTCAAGAAGttattgaaattttattaataaaaggaCTAGAGAAAAATGatcattggcagatagccagagtattgcctctgactattGCTATGGTCCAAAGTAATCCTAACATTGACATTGAAAATAATGATACTCCACGTGAAACTTTATCACTTCATCTGACTATAAACAATCAAATACTTagtgaaatacagaaatacagcaTAATATGCTCAATTCCAACTGCTCTAAAGTCAAGAATTTCACGCAAAATAAATGCCTCATTTATACTCGAGTTCAGATATCATGCGGAGGTTCAGATATCATGCGGAGTTAATGATCTTACTTCTGTGCAAAAACGTGCTATATGCCAGTAAGATTGGCATTTTTAACCAATCTCTGGCTTACAGAACCATTTGCAGTCAACTTCCAAATGGAGCTTGATAAACTGAAATTTTTTGACTTGGATTGCCATCAAACACGACAGGTTGAGTTACGTCCGTCGGAAATCTTCTTAAATAATATCCCATACTGAGCAAGTAATGGAGAAGTATCTCTCGACGATACTCTCACCGGGATTTAAAGTGGAACGTTTCATGAAGGCTGGAAAAAACTTACCGATAGGAAAGCAGACTCCTCGAGAAGTGAGGCAATCTCACTAATCCGACTGGGACTAAACATTGACTTCAGAAAAATTGACTGCAAATGGTTCTGTAAGCCAGAGATTGGTTAAAAATGCCAATCTTACTGGCATATAGCACGTTTTTGCACAGAAGTAAGATCATTAACTTTTGGCGGTCCTCATGatgggaaagaatgcttaaaTCCGAGAGGAAACACAAAATTCTTATCAATTGTGGATCCTTAGAACACTGGGCTACCTACATACGGAGGCTTCCCCCAGAAGAACAACAAAACTACAGAGGCCAATCCGCTTTCTGATTCTAGATTGTACACGGTCTCTAAGAAAAACTAAAGTATGACCTCAGCCTGGAAGAAACCCCAAACTTTAACTCCAGTTTGGAGGAATCGTCTGCCAACAGAAGTCCTTAAAAGAAGTGTATCTATTGGAACCCAAACGAGTGAACTTATGGACGCAAAATATAATGACAACTATACTCAGACTGAGACTATAGATGTGGAAGAAATCTCAAAATTAATTTCGGGAAAAAACGAACGAGGGGCAGGCGACCTAAAATGAAAGTCCCCCTTAAAATGGAACCAACATTGGATAGACAAGTCACTTAAATTAATTGAGGGGGAAAGCGTTAAATTGGGATCGAAGGATGTGATCTCTAACGAAAAAAAGCGATATTTACGGGAGATGGTGGCGCTTCTCGTGGCTTTCCATCGGCCGAATATCTTAGTAGTAAACGAGTCAAAATTAAAACATGGAATGATATTTCCCCTGGATGGCTATACTTCATATAGTGTGTGGAAAGATGGTGCGGTTGCTGGCACGGGTACGA is a window from the Octopus sinensis unplaced genomic scaffold, ASM634580v1 Contig15734, whole genome shotgun sequence genome containing:
- the LOC115230535 gene encoding protocadherin gamma-C5-like; its protein translation is MPPKWVNIFIFCHWYCIGDIFLEIEEESKPGTIVGKMEKLDSENINFVKLTQDMDSSFFNVDRETGLISTCSVIKRESLLRCRQQIDCLVTFKIVSFAKNILKVDKIIINILDVNNNRPTFYPASIFIELTENTESITKKELPTPYDYDSPKNGIKSCFIDSSINWATLSVKNEVNTNWTLSLLIENKKMNSFRESIEVQCMDGGTVPLIGTLYVEIVKKPAIKCFKPYFDYKILKISVSLINSKWIFVTKLKMLTSQENSSYQSPNSLFSIRYSLNKNETNFTIEETSGSVYVLRQSLLNIDNPLRLNVSACCQDLCDYCTLFIEPKILPKMLPNRNISNYFGSKFHFLVTNVREDGHLHVPYNSMKGTKIAYIVVESEIQGNIKCSSENPDFLMIHPLIQNTFALITGVDFNSNHRSNKIQCVTINCNIENITNQTKQVCIAMSNFSDKNGKLMPENGQKYYKKVEFSLSRIYLLVTATLLSMMFTIFAIYMILRWKRSHSAQTRKSLNTINGTKKVYVNITIL